A DNA window from Ostrea edulis chromosome 5, xbOstEdul1.1, whole genome shotgun sequence contains the following coding sequences:
- the LOC130054969 gene encoding mucin-5AC-like, which yields MDEVHYKPTWGGLPSPTAKVRRKLLQEYGTTSAAVAGPSATTFAGPSATTSAAVAGPSATTSVAGPSATTSVAGPSATTSVAGPSAMTSAAVAGPLATTSAWATTTTLASVATPCATPTAEPRLLSATTSTPLEHDLDAQSAGSRDLCSPQEDCNGKLTNAGVHQKTRMVLDVDNFYNMAGEYLSCPKCSKKVISWSEGILKQLDNTTRNQFPCILTA from the exons ATGGATGAAGTACACTACAAGCCGACCTGGG GTGGTTTGCCGTCCCCTACAGCTAAAGTGAGAAGAAAGCTTCTGCAAGAATATG GCACAACCTCTGCTGCTGTTGCTGGACCCTCGGCCACGACCTTTGCTGGACCCTCGGCCACAACCTCTGCTGCTGTTGCTGGACCCTCGGCCACTACCTCTGTTGCTGGACCCTCGGCCACTACCTCTGTTGCTGGACCCTCGGCCACTACCTCTGTTGCTGGACCCTCGGCCATGACCTCTGCTGCTGTTGCTGGACCCTTGGCCACAACCTCTGCTTGGGCTACAACGACAACCTTGGCTTCTGTTGCCACACCATGTGCAACTCCCACTGCAGAGCCAAGACTAT TGTCTGCCACAACATCTACCCCTCTTGAGCATGATCTTGATGCCCAATCAGCAGGCAGTAGAG ACCTTTGTTCTCCTCAGGAAGACTGCAATGGGAAATTAACAAATGCAGGGGTCCATCAAAAAACCCGGATGGTGCTGGACGTAGACAACTTTTACAACATGGCTGGCGAATACCTTAGTTGCCCGAAGTGCTCCAAAAAG GTCATCAGTTGGAGTGAGGGTATACTGAAACAGCTTGATAATACCACCAGAAATCAGTTTCCATGCATTTTAACTGCCTAA
- the LOC130054585 gene encoding uncharacterized protein LOC130054585, whose protein sequence is MPPKYPSFRRGKDGTLVLYDSDAARQFKERAWFPPQPASQVENIAKESVRERDGDVNDRRDLLGEFTLQSGKYRGQTLSWLLGICPGYVGWFVGSVLEDRVKGDKSSVTQMANKDALLEYCSMFEESRAIVGQKLSDRRQEIQEQWKRLCGKKNVVPWQLFHLLLSSRELSSEVLSRKARRIATPKKVAPNFTQASRSPATADDLQLLEAVQEFEVQSDYLR, encoded by the exons atgCCACCCAAGTACCCTTCATTTAGAAGGGGAAAGGATGGAACTCTGGTATTGTATGACAGTGATGCTGCTCGTCAGTTTAAGGAGAGGGCTTGGTTTCCTCCACAGCCTGCATCCCAAGTGGAAAATATCGCTAAGGAATCTGTGCGAGAAAGAGATGGAGATGTAAATGACAGGAGAGACTTGCTAG GAGAGTTTACATTGCAAAGCGGAAAATACAGGGGGCAAACGCTCAGTTGGTTGTTAGGAATTTGTCCTGGATATGTGGGTTGGTTTGTTGGATCAGTTTTGGAGGACCGAGTGAAAGGCGACAAGTCCTCAGTCACTCAAATGGCGAACAAAGATGCTCTTTTG GAGTATTGTTCCATGTTTGAGGAGTCTCGAGCCATTGTCGGCCAAAAACTATCTGACAGGAGGCAGGAGATACAAGAGCAATGGAAGAGGCTTTGTGGCAAAAAGAATGTTGTACCTTGGCAACTCTTCCACTTGCTGCTTTCTTCAAGAGAGCTTTCCTCAGAAGTTCTTAGTAGAAAGGCCAGGAGAATTGCAACTCCCAAGAAAGTAGCACCAA ATTTTACCCAGGCTTCGAGATCACCAGCTACGGCAGACGACTTACAACTACTTGAGGCTGTTCAAGAATTTGAAGTGCAGTCTG ATTATCTAAGGTAA